One part of the Pseudoliparis swirei isolate HS2019 ecotype Mariana Trench chromosome 6, NWPU_hadal_v1, whole genome shotgun sequence genome encodes these proteins:
- the foxb1a gene encoding forkhead box protein B1a, which translates to MPRPGRNTYSDQKPPYSYISLTAMAIQSCPEKMLPLSEIYKFIMDRFPYYRENTQRWQNSLRHNLSFNDCFIKIPRRPDQPGKGSFWALHPSCGDMFENGSFLRRRKRFKLLMSTDHLAPSKQSDAAHYLQQQAKLRLSALAATGTHLPQMSTYNLGVSQSSTFKHPFAIENIIAREYKVPGSLAFSTMQSMSAGYPLHNQLTSAWPHMYNTSMIDTSAPISMASGDYSAYGMPIKSLCHGGQSLPAIPVPIKPTPTSMAGFSALPPHIPAFLSNSPQSLSPTSPQTATSQSSPATPSETLTSPSTLQSVAVH; encoded by the coding sequence ATGCCTCGTCCAGGGAGAAACACGTACAGCGACCAGAAGCCACCGTACTCCTACATCTCCCTCACTGCCATGGCGATCCAGAGCTGCCCGGAGAAGATGCTGCCTCTCAGTGAAATTTACAAGTTCATCATGGATAGATTCCCTTATTATAGAGAAAACACTCAGCGATGGCAAAACTCCCTGCGACACAACCTGTCCTTCAACGACTGCTTCATTAAAATCCCCCGCCGCCCAGATCAGCCGGGCAAGGGCAGTTTCTGGGCTCTGCACCCCAGCTGCGGGGACATGTTTGAGAATGGAAGTTTCTTGAGACGACGCAAAAGGTTCAAACTGTTGATGTCCACTGATCATTTGGCCCCGAGTAAGCAGTCGGATGCTGCCCATTACCTCCAGCAGCAAGCCAAACTGAGACTGAGCGCCCTGGCAGCCACCGGCACACACCTTCCCCAGATGTCAACTTACAACCTCGGAGTGTCTCAGTCCTCAACTTTTAAGCATCCGTTCGCCATCGAGAACATCATCGCCAGAGAGTACAAGGTCCCGGGGAGTCTGGCGTTCTCCACCATGCAGTCCATGTCTGCCGGGTACCCGCTCCACAACCAGCTGACGTCCGCCTGGCCGCACATGTACAACACCAGCATGATTGACACGTCGGCGCCCATCTCCATGGCGAGTGGCGACTACAGTGCGTATGGCATGCCCATCAAGTCCCTGTGCCACGGGGGACAGTCCTTACCGGCTATCCCTGTGCCAATCAAGCCCACCCCGACTTCTATGGCCGGCTTCTCGGCGTTACCGCCACACATTCCCGCGTTTCTATCAAACTCTCCGCAGTCGCTGAGCCCGACGTCCCCTCAGACAGCGACGAGCCAAAGCAGCCCCGCGACCCCGAGCGAGACTCTGACGAGCCCCTCCACGCTACAGTCTGTTGCGGTGCACTGA
- the LOC130195492 gene encoding annexin A2-like, with amino-acid sequence MAMVSEFLGQLSLNVGAHEPTYPTVVPATNFDPDTDAARIETAIKTKGVDEQTIIDVLTKRTYSQRREIAFAYERRAKKDMISALKAALSGSLETVILGLMKSTAQYDASLIRGSIKGAGTDEETLIEVLCSRSNNELLEIKKVYTELFKKDLEKDVAGDTSGNFAKLLLALVQTKRAEPSSMVDYEKIDEDARALYEAGVKIKGTDVPTWIAIMSQRSVPHLQKVFQRYKSYSPYDMQESIMKEVKGDLQRSFLVLVQCFENKQLYFANRLNEAMKSKGAKEKMVTRIIVSRCEVDLKKICSEYKTNLGESLQKTITEHTKGDYQKVLLGLCGPEE; translated from the exons ATGGCTATGGTATCAGAGTTTCTGGGACAGCTCTCTCTCAACGTTGGG GCCCATGAACCCACATACCCCACTGTGGTACCGGCTACGAACTTTGACCCCGACACCGATGCAGCCAGAATAGAGACCGCTATCAAAACCAAAG GAGTGGACGAACAGACCATCATCGACGTCCTCACAAAGCGGACCTACTCCCAAAGAAGAGAAATTGCTTTTGCTTATGAAAGGAGGGCAAAGAAG GACATGATCTCAGCCCTGAAGGCCGCGCTGTCTGGCTCCCTGGAGACGGTGATCCTTGGACTGATGAAGAGCACGGCCCAGTACGATGCCTCCTTGATCAGAGGCTCCATCAAG GGTGCAGGAACAGATGAAGAGACGCTGATCGAGGTTTTGTGCTCACGCAGCAACAATGAGCTGCTGGAGATCAAGAAGGTCTACACGGAGT TGTTCAAGAAGGACCTGGAGAAAGACGTGGCAGGTGACACCTCGGGGAACTTTGCTAAACTGCTCTTGGCTCTGGTGCAG ACCAAGAGAGCGGAACCGTCCTCGATGGTAGACTATGAAAAGATTGACGAAGATGCCAGA GCACTCTATGAAGCCGGGGTGAAGATAAAAGGAACTGATGTGCCGACCTGGATCGCCATCATGTCTCAAAGAAGTGTACCCCACCTGCAAAAGG TGTTTCAAAGGTACAAGAGTTACAGCCCCTACGACATGCAGGAGAGCATTATGAAGGAAGTTAAAGGAGACTTGCAACGGTCCTTCCTGGTGCTAG ttcagtGCTTTGAAAACAAACAGCTGTACTTTGCCAACCGACTGAATGAAGCCATGAAG AGTAAAGGAGCCAAAGAGAAGATGGTGACCAGAATTATTGTGTCTCGCTGCGAGGTGGACCTGAAAAAGATCTGCTCTGAATACAAGACCAACTTGGGAGAGTCTTTGCAGAAGACTATTACG GAACACACCAAGGGAGACTACCAGAAGGTGCTGCTCGGCCTGTGCGGACCAGAGGAGTGA
- the ice2 gene encoding little elongation complex subunit 2 isoform X1 produces the protein MELVWEDLPVPEAPFFTKDVYDKYSLAPNIRELWTFLQSPVDDNKQGVGSANTACSPSTKETAELKDNSCIRKESCWDSSDIDDAAGGAEESMDTEKSRVKLKQVEEELAAYPEPRLPLPCMSNLSSKEQKTYLGFLMNKTIRDTPQNLQARVNNEVMQFMSYLQDVAKICADDYNFISQGAMQYSEEFLRGCLDHIKTFPELYQIYEMTSLTGGTFNPGLQLTFEKQLLIMGNVDITDHKIVPADAQLASDYHSVSSENPPAKKARDMHAKISTDSNAQSLSAHYEPEVCLTRDALLRLLDNHGPDFGEQWELPVWVKLNPEKGSSQKKTVYIESPLLQTEMKVRERSHIYHEESLKLSFKKDGSKNVFHLLTELPEDDQQLPPRHSERNVVSSGNNGLDFEMDLSDLETFGEAAPIKPPKMQKEKNARVKSLKAPGSPSLDKTKKSSEHLVNTGSGSQEEMNSSSADVTGPMKEETTQPVANHTMTPKPDQMSSDSGQQSDENCPFLGDSDEEKLVIDDSVSPTNTRTASRSADPPIIPVSESETVNLDSLSPQKGKKQRRLSKRAKVSGDQLGDILRMQTAMFNSPGEAKGSTKSQEINSPTRCVGPSVHSHPTSLVKPCVSSYLERNQNQDGETCAAPHVSAPVVNITTTGHKKILSQVLQAGAEDEQDYTAPEEGNLLYKLYSLQELLLMVRSSVSLTHTRKVGQKGQNQFVPVHVLPKLEYQLNYGVECLSSSEACQLWTETLLHSSTVSYIAHINAHTSKVALLRKLNVDWKQNISCGFKPSKSLNILHHLLKKLTGLEEGRYLIAHKAGEPFVTLLKEANGKGSRGAYNLQQLHSAVPQRPASGLVPWIPVDPAVVLPFHQKHSRVPCTFPPKLSIKTENNGSSQSNSHGAEQSKNKSNAGVNKKKKQKKRASRRNKYIKKLVQKSF, from the exons AGGCTCCTTTCTTTACCAAAGATGTCTATGACAAATATTCACTCGCACCTAATATCAGAGAACTATGGACCTTTCTTCAAAG TCCAGTAGATGACAATAAGCAGGGCGTTGGGTCCGCCAACACCGCCTGCTCTCCTTCCACAAAAGAAACAGCGGAGTTAAAAGACAACAGTTGCATCAGAAAGGAGTCCTGTTGGGACAGCTCTGATATTGATGATGCTGCTGGAGGTGCAGAAGAAAGTATGGATACTGAAAAATCAAGAGTAAAGCTCAAGCAGGTTGAGGAGGAGCTTGCTGCTTATCCTGAACCCAGACTGCCCCTCCCCTGTATGTCCAACCTCTCCAGCAAAGAACAGAAGACCTATCTTGGCTTTTTGatgaataaaacaataagaGATACTCCACAG AACTTGCAGGCACGCGTAAACAATGAAGTGATGCAGTTCATGAGTTACCTGCAAGATGTTGCCAAAATATGTGCGGACGACTACAACTTCATATCACAGGGAGCAATGCAATATTCAGAG gagttCTTAAGGGGGTGTTTGGATCACATTAAGACATTTCCGGAGCTCTATCAGATCTATGAGATGACTAGTTTGACAGGCGGAACATTCAACCCAGGGCTGCAGCTGACCTTTGAGAAACAGCTCCTGATCATG GGCAATGTGGATATCACAGACCACAAGATAGTGCCTGCTGATGCACAGCTTGCATCGGATTATCACAGTGTTTCATCAGAGAATCCTCCAGCTAAAAAAGCCAGGGACATGCACGCT AAAATCAGCACTGATAGTAATGCCCAGAGCCTGTCTGCCCATTATGAGCCTGAAGTGTGTCTGACTCGAGATGCCCTTCTCAGGCTGCTAGACAACCATGGCCCTGACTTTGGAGAGCAATGGGAACTGCCCGTTTGGGTCAAATTAAACCCAGAAAAAG GCAGTAGTCAGAAGAAGACTGTGTACATCGAGTCACCCCTTCTGCAGACTGAaatgaaagtgagagagaggtcGCATATCTACCATGAGGAGAGTCTGAAGCTGTCCTTCAAGAAGGATGGAAGTAAAAATGTGTTCCATTTATTGACGGAGCTTCCTGAGGATGACCAGCAACTCCCTCCA AGGCACTCAGAAAGAAACGTAGTGTCTTCTGGAAACAATGGTCTTGACTTTGAGATGGACCTCAGTGACCTGGAGACATTTGGAGAGGCGGCCCCCATTAAACCCCCCAAGATGCAGAAGGAGAAAAATGCACGTGTTAAAAGTTTAAAAGCTCCAGGTTCTCCATCTTTAGATAAGACAAAAAAGTCAAGTGAGCATCTTGTAAACACTGGCAGCGGTTCACAGGAAGAGATGAACTCCTCATCGGCAGATGTGACCGGTCCCATGAAAGAGGAGACTACCCAGCCAGTCGCGAATCACACCATGACCCCAAAACCTGATCAAATGAGTTCGGACTCTGGTCAACAAAGTGATGAAAACTGTCCTTTTCTAGGAGACTCTGATGAGGAGAAGCTGGTCATCGATGACTCTGTGTCTCCAACTAACACGCGGACCGCATCACGCTCTGCAGACCCCCCGATAATCCCCGTCTCCGAGTCTGAAACTGTAAATCTGGACTCATTGTCCCCTCAAAAGGGGAAAAAGCAGAGGCGACTATCCAAAAGAGCGAAGGTATCTGGCGACCAGCTGGGTGATATCCTCCGCATGCAGACTGCCATGTTTAACTCCCCCGGTGAAGCCAAAGGCTCCACCAAATCCCAGGAGATCAACTCACCCACCCGATGTGTGGGACCCTCGGTTCACTCCCATCCAACGTCTCTGGTGAAGCCCTGTGTGTCCTCATAtttggagagaaaccagaaccaGGATGGGGAGACATGTGCTGCTCCTCACGTGTCTGCCCCGGTGGTCAACATTACCACTACAGGGCATAAAA AAATTCTGTCACAGGTCTTACAGGCTGGTGCGGAGGATGAACAAGATTACACGGCTCCAGAGGAGGGCAACCTGCTCTATAAGCTCTACAGTCTGCAAGAGCTGCTGCTCATGGTGCGCAGCTCTGTCTCACTGACCCATACCCGAAAAGTGGGCCAAAAGGGCCAAAACCAG TTTGTGCCAGTGCATGTTTTACCCAAGCTGGAGTACCAGTTGAATTATGGTGTTGAGTGTCTGAGCAGCAGTGAGGCTTGCCAGCTGTGGACGGAGACGTTGCTCCACTCCAGCACTGTGTCCTACATCG CTCACATCAATGCGCACACATCAAAAGTAGCTCTGCTGAGAAAGCTGAATGTCGACTGGAAGCAGAACATCTCGTGTGGCTTCAA GCCATCCAAGTCCCTGAATATACTGCACCACCTCCTGAAAAAGCTCACTGG GTTAGAGGAAGGACGGTACCTGATTGCGCACAAGGCAGGGGAACCCTTCGTGACCTTATTAAAAGAGGCTAATGGGAAAGGGAGTCGGGGGGCGTAcaacctgcagcagctccacaGCGCAGTCCCCCAGCGCCCGGCCTCTGGCCTCGTGCCCTGGATACCTGTTGATCCAGCGGTGGTCCTGCCCTTCCACCAGAAACACAGCCGTGTGCCCTGCACCTTCCCTCCTAAACTCTCCATAAAG ACAGAAAATAATGGGTCATCACAGTCCAATAGCCATGGAGCTGAGCAGTCAAAGAACAAATCGAATGCAGGagtcaacaagaagaagaagcaaaagaAACGTGCGTCCAGGCGCAACAAGTATATAAAGAAGCTAGTTCAGAAATCCTTTTGA
- the ice2 gene encoding little elongation complex subunit 2 isoform X2 yields the protein MSMTNIHSHLISENYGPFFKVDDNKQGVGSANTACSPSTKETAELKDNSCIRKESCWDSSDIDDAAGGAEESMDTEKSRVKLKQVEEELAAYPEPRLPLPCMSNLSSKEQKTYLGFLMNKTIRDTPQNLQARVNNEVMQFMSYLQDVAKICADDYNFISQGAMQYSEEFLRGCLDHIKTFPELYQIYEMTSLTGGTFNPGLQLTFEKQLLIMGNVDITDHKIVPADAQLASDYHSVSSENPPAKKARDMHAKISTDSNAQSLSAHYEPEVCLTRDALLRLLDNHGPDFGEQWELPVWVKLNPEKGSSQKKTVYIESPLLQTEMKVRERSHIYHEESLKLSFKKDGSKNVFHLLTELPEDDQQLPPRHSERNVVSSGNNGLDFEMDLSDLETFGEAAPIKPPKMQKEKNARVKSLKAPGSPSLDKTKKSSEHLVNTGSGSQEEMNSSSADVTGPMKEETTQPVANHTMTPKPDQMSSDSGQQSDENCPFLGDSDEEKLVIDDSVSPTNTRTASRSADPPIIPVSESETVNLDSLSPQKGKKQRRLSKRAKVSGDQLGDILRMQTAMFNSPGEAKGSTKSQEINSPTRCVGPSVHSHPTSLVKPCVSSYLERNQNQDGETCAAPHVSAPVVNITTTGHKKILSQVLQAGAEDEQDYTAPEEGNLLYKLYSLQELLLMVRSSVSLTHTRKVGQKGQNQFVPVHVLPKLEYQLNYGVECLSSSEACQLWTETLLHSSTVSYIAHINAHTSKVALLRKLNVDWKQNISCGFKPSKSLNILHHLLKKLTGLEEGRYLIAHKAGEPFVTLLKEANGKGSRGAYNLQQLHSAVPQRPASGLVPWIPVDPAVVLPFHQKHSRVPCTFPPKLSIKTENNGSSQSNSHGAEQSKNKSNAGVNKKKKQKKRASRRNKYIKKLVQKSF from the exons ATGTCTATGACAAATATTCACTCGCACCTAATATCAGAGAACTATGGACCTTTCTTCAAAG TAGATGACAATAAGCAGGGCGTTGGGTCCGCCAACACCGCCTGCTCTCCTTCCACAAAAGAAACAGCGGAGTTAAAAGACAACAGTTGCATCAGAAAGGAGTCCTGTTGGGACAGCTCTGATATTGATGATGCTGCTGGAGGTGCAGAAGAAAGTATGGATACTGAAAAATCAAGAGTAAAGCTCAAGCAGGTTGAGGAGGAGCTTGCTGCTTATCCTGAACCCAGACTGCCCCTCCCCTGTATGTCCAACCTCTCCAGCAAAGAACAGAAGACCTATCTTGGCTTTTTGatgaataaaacaataagaGATACTCCACAG AACTTGCAGGCACGCGTAAACAATGAAGTGATGCAGTTCATGAGTTACCTGCAAGATGTTGCCAAAATATGTGCGGACGACTACAACTTCATATCACAGGGAGCAATGCAATATTCAGAG gagttCTTAAGGGGGTGTTTGGATCACATTAAGACATTTCCGGAGCTCTATCAGATCTATGAGATGACTAGTTTGACAGGCGGAACATTCAACCCAGGGCTGCAGCTGACCTTTGAGAAACAGCTCCTGATCATG GGCAATGTGGATATCACAGACCACAAGATAGTGCCTGCTGATGCACAGCTTGCATCGGATTATCACAGTGTTTCATCAGAGAATCCTCCAGCTAAAAAAGCCAGGGACATGCACGCT AAAATCAGCACTGATAGTAATGCCCAGAGCCTGTCTGCCCATTATGAGCCTGAAGTGTGTCTGACTCGAGATGCCCTTCTCAGGCTGCTAGACAACCATGGCCCTGACTTTGGAGAGCAATGGGAACTGCCCGTTTGGGTCAAATTAAACCCAGAAAAAG GCAGTAGTCAGAAGAAGACTGTGTACATCGAGTCACCCCTTCTGCAGACTGAaatgaaagtgagagagaggtcGCATATCTACCATGAGGAGAGTCTGAAGCTGTCCTTCAAGAAGGATGGAAGTAAAAATGTGTTCCATTTATTGACGGAGCTTCCTGAGGATGACCAGCAACTCCCTCCA AGGCACTCAGAAAGAAACGTAGTGTCTTCTGGAAACAATGGTCTTGACTTTGAGATGGACCTCAGTGACCTGGAGACATTTGGAGAGGCGGCCCCCATTAAACCCCCCAAGATGCAGAAGGAGAAAAATGCACGTGTTAAAAGTTTAAAAGCTCCAGGTTCTCCATCTTTAGATAAGACAAAAAAGTCAAGTGAGCATCTTGTAAACACTGGCAGCGGTTCACAGGAAGAGATGAACTCCTCATCGGCAGATGTGACCGGTCCCATGAAAGAGGAGACTACCCAGCCAGTCGCGAATCACACCATGACCCCAAAACCTGATCAAATGAGTTCGGACTCTGGTCAACAAAGTGATGAAAACTGTCCTTTTCTAGGAGACTCTGATGAGGAGAAGCTGGTCATCGATGACTCTGTGTCTCCAACTAACACGCGGACCGCATCACGCTCTGCAGACCCCCCGATAATCCCCGTCTCCGAGTCTGAAACTGTAAATCTGGACTCATTGTCCCCTCAAAAGGGGAAAAAGCAGAGGCGACTATCCAAAAGAGCGAAGGTATCTGGCGACCAGCTGGGTGATATCCTCCGCATGCAGACTGCCATGTTTAACTCCCCCGGTGAAGCCAAAGGCTCCACCAAATCCCAGGAGATCAACTCACCCACCCGATGTGTGGGACCCTCGGTTCACTCCCATCCAACGTCTCTGGTGAAGCCCTGTGTGTCCTCATAtttggagagaaaccagaaccaGGATGGGGAGACATGTGCTGCTCCTCACGTGTCTGCCCCGGTGGTCAACATTACCACTACAGGGCATAAAA AAATTCTGTCACAGGTCTTACAGGCTGGTGCGGAGGATGAACAAGATTACACGGCTCCAGAGGAGGGCAACCTGCTCTATAAGCTCTACAGTCTGCAAGAGCTGCTGCTCATGGTGCGCAGCTCTGTCTCACTGACCCATACCCGAAAAGTGGGCCAAAAGGGCCAAAACCAG TTTGTGCCAGTGCATGTTTTACCCAAGCTGGAGTACCAGTTGAATTATGGTGTTGAGTGTCTGAGCAGCAGTGAGGCTTGCCAGCTGTGGACGGAGACGTTGCTCCACTCCAGCACTGTGTCCTACATCG CTCACATCAATGCGCACACATCAAAAGTAGCTCTGCTGAGAAAGCTGAATGTCGACTGGAAGCAGAACATCTCGTGTGGCTTCAA GCCATCCAAGTCCCTGAATATACTGCACCACCTCCTGAAAAAGCTCACTGG GTTAGAGGAAGGACGGTACCTGATTGCGCACAAGGCAGGGGAACCCTTCGTGACCTTATTAAAAGAGGCTAATGGGAAAGGGAGTCGGGGGGCGTAcaacctgcagcagctccacaGCGCAGTCCCCCAGCGCCCGGCCTCTGGCCTCGTGCCCTGGATACCTGTTGATCCAGCGGTGGTCCTGCCCTTCCACCAGAAACACAGCCGTGTGCCCTGCACCTTCCCTCCTAAACTCTCCATAAAG ACAGAAAATAATGGGTCATCACAGTCCAATAGCCATGGAGCTGAGCAGTCAAAGAACAAATCGAATGCAGGagtcaacaagaagaagaagcaaaagaAACGTGCGTCCAGGCGCAACAAGTATATAAAGAAGCTAGTTCAGAAATCCTTTTGA